From the Hordeum vulgare subsp. vulgare chromosome 1H, MorexV3_pseudomolecules_assembly, whole genome shotgun sequence genome, the window tggaattgtttcacacttgacgtcgcggggaacaccatagcgtaatggtgtgtctgaacatcataatcACACTTTATCAGATattgtgtgttctatgatgtctcttaccgatttgccgttatcattttggggttatgcattagagacagttgcattcactttaaatagggcaccatcaaaatatgTCGAGACAACGCCATATGAGATGTGGTctagcaagaagccaaagttgtcgtttcttaaagtttggggatgtgatgctcatgtcaaaaagcttcagcctgaaaagatggaacccaaagcggaaaagtgtgtcttcataggatacccaaaagagatagttgtgtATACCTTTTATCTCAGATCCGATGACAAAGTGTTTTtcactaagaacagagcttttcttgaaaaagagtttctctcgaaagaattgagtgggcggaagatagaacttgatgaggttatagaacctttgcttcaaccagatggtggcgcaAGACAAAAAGATGTTTTTGTCGAAgctacatcagttgaagaggaagctaatgatgatgatcatgaaacttcagatcaaattGCTATCGAACCTTGTAGGTCAACAAGGGCACGtgttgctcctgagtggtacagaaaccctgtcttatcaatatgttgttagacaacgatgaaactacaagctatggagaagcaaaggtgggcccggattccaacaaatggttagaggccatgaaatccgagataggatctatgtatgaaaacaaagtatggactttggaagtattacttgaaggGCGAAAGgtcatttagaacaaatggatctttaagaagaagacggatgcggacggtaatgtcaccgtctataaagcttgacttgtggcaaagggtttttcacaatttcaaggagttgactacgatgagactttctcacccgtagcgatgcttaagtccgtcaaaatcatgttagcaatagctgcatttttttattatgaaatttgggagatggatgtcaaaacaacgttccttaatggttttcttaaggaagagttgtatatgatgcaaacaCAAGATTATCTCGATCCAgataatgctgacaaagtatgcaagctcccccgatccatttatggactggtgcaagcatttcagaattggaatcagcgctttgatgaggtgatcaaagcattcgggtttatacaagtttatggagaagcttgtatttacaagaaagtgagtgggaggtctatagcatttctaatattatatgtggatgacatattgttgaccggaaacaatatataacttttgggaatcgtaaaggattacttgaataaaagtttttcaatggaggacctgggagaagatgcttacatattgggcatcaaaatatatagagatagatcaatacgcttgataggactttcacagagcacataccttgataaagttttgaagaagtttaaaatggaacagtccagtaactgcagaagatagagaaaagatgcatgtcgtcccctatgcttcagccatagggtctatcatgtatgcaatgttgtgcacaagacctaatgtcagccttgccataagtatggcaggaaggtttcaaagtaatcctggaatggagcactggacaacggtcaagaatattctgaagtacctgaaaaggactaaagaaatgtttctcgtttatggaggtgacaaagagctcgtcgtaaatggttacgtcgatgcaagctgtgacactaatccggatgactctaagtcacaaaccggatacatatttattcttaatggggtgcggtaagctggtgcgattccaagcaaagcatggtagcttattctacatgcgaagcagagtacatagttgCAGCAGAGGCAGCTAAAGAACGTGTCTAGataaagcagttcatgacagatctaggAGTTGTGCCCGGTGCAGTGGATCCAAtgattgttctgtgacaacactggtgccattgctctagccaaggaaccgagGTTTCAGAAGAGGGCcatacacataaagcgacgcttcaattccatccgcgcttacatcaaggaggaggacataaatatttgcaaagtgcacatggatctaaaTGTTGCATACCCATtgattaaacctcttccacgagcgaaacattatcaacaccagaactgtatgggtgttagatttgttacattgtaaatcacatagtgatgtgagctagattattgactatagtgcaagtgggagactcttggaaatatgccctagaggcaataataaatagttattattatatttccttattcaagataatcatttattatccatactagaattgtattgaagggaaactcagatacatgtgtggatacttagacaacacaccgtccctagtaagcctctagttgactagctcgttgatcaaagatggtcaaggtttcgtggccatagacaagtgttgtcacttgataacaggatcacatcattaggataatgatgtgatggacaagaccgaaactatgaacgtagcatgtgatcgtgtcatttttattgctactattttctgcatgtcaactatatattcctatgaccatgagatcatgtaacacactgacgccggaggaatagcttgtgtgtctcaaacgtctcaacgtaactgggtgactataaaggtgctctataggtatctctgaaggtgtccgttgagttagcatggatcaagaccgggatttctcactctgtatgacgaagaggtatctcggggcccactcggtaatacaacatcacatcaagtcttgcaagcattgtgactaaagagttagacacatgattttgtattacataacgagtaaatatacttgctagtaacgagattcaaataggtatagagataccgacgatcaaatctcgggcaagtaacacaccgaaggacaaagggaatgttatacgggattaactgaatccttgacatagaggttcaaccgattaaagatcttcatagaatatgtaggatccaatatggacatccaggtcccgctattggatattaccagagagtgtctcggtcatgtctacatagttctcgaacctgcagggtctccacacttaaggttcggtgacgtttcggtatagttgaattattgatgttggtgaccgaatgttgtttggagtcccggatgagatctcggacgtcatgagggtttccggaatggtccggagacgaagatggatatataggaagtatccatttggctttcaGAAGGATTTCGGGCGTTACCGGtaaagtactgggagtgacgaataggttccaaagttccaccgggaggggccacccacccgggaggggaccaaacaggcccaagggtggcgcaccaacccctggtggactgctggccagcccaagagggcctactcggccgaagtggagaaggAAAGGGGAGgtggggccaaaccgaattggagaggagttctcctcctcgaaaccgtattggaggaggactcctcctcctcctcggcgtgccggccaaccctagggatttttccatagggtgccacccctccctcccacctatatatagtggaggtgagagaggcttttggcacctcaatTCACGGCGCAACCCTCTCTCTCTGCACCACCTCGTGACGCCCCATAGCTAGTTCGATATGGTATGGCGAAGCCTTCCCGGAGTAGCTAcaccatcatcatcgtcacgccgtcgtgctgctggagaattcatctacctctttgcccctcttgctggatcaagaaagcggacatcgtcatcaagttgtacgtgtgttgaacgcggaggtgatgtcctttcggtgctagatcgggacggagttcgtgggacagattgtgatttggatcgccAAGAAGTTCGACTACatcaccgcgtttcttaacgcttcccgcttagcgatctacaagggtatgtggatccattctctcctctcgtagatggtcatcaccatggatagatcttatgtgtgcgtaggaaaaattttgtttcccatgcaacgttccccaacaaagcccATGGTTCGTCGTATGCGGCTTCATCTCTTCGCGGTGGTGTGTTCATAGGTGAGGACTCCGGTTGCTCTTGTAGTGCTTGGTGTGGTGTTTTTCCGCTCACTGCCTATGTATCCGGCTttgggtgtgtgtgtgttatgGTGGCGTGCGTTTGTACTATGTTGTTGATGatcgttgctttatatataaaacagGATGAAAGCCTTTTTCGATATAAATAATGCCTTCAACAAGGTCACTATCACGCACAACCAACTAAGGCTAGGTCTTGGGTTTTTACCCCGAAATGTCCGCCTATGTTGTCGCCCCACTTGCCGATGTCGTTGCTACGAGTCACAAATGATCAAGCAAATTCCTCATCGTCACGAAGACTTGATCCACCATTATAAGGCGGCAGACCTTAGTCGCCATTACGTTCTTCGCCATTGTCTTCACCATGGAAATTGAAATATCAACGTGTCCCATAATGCGTCACACCCTATTGAAGCCACTCAGGCTAAAAGAGGGGTGCACATGATCGAATCCCATCCGATCCAGAAATTTACAGGTGTCATGCACTCAATGAGGATCTCCCGCGGAGCATTCCGAAACTCATCAACGGCCAGATCCATGAGGGTGAGCAACCGACAGAACACCATCTTAGATCAAAAAGAACCAAAGGATCGCGCCAACCGTCGGTTCCCTACAATAGGCCTGATACCTCAGCGGGCACCGCCGCCACTACCCATACCACGTGGAGATGAGTAGCTGAGTCGCGCCGAGCCCCCCGATCCATTCATTGTGCCACCCTCACGGTCACAGCAATAGTTGAGGTCGCCGAAGAAATCCAGGGTCGCCACCCTCCGTCGGACGAACCACACCGTCCAGGGCCGCCATGAAGCTCCGGACAAAGATCCCACAACGCAAGAAATGATGGGGCCCTCGCCGCCATCAGTCGCGTGAGGAGGATGAGAACCCACCGTTGTCGTCGACTTTTGACCGGAGGCGTCCTTGATGACAACGGGGGAGCAATATTAGAGGGAGAAGGGGTGGCGGTTGCGTGTGATCCGCTCGAGTCACCCCTTCTCGGAGCGACGCGCGGGCGTTATCGCGATCCTAAAAAAGTGGATTGCTCATTGTTGTCTTGTGTTGCCATGGAAGTGAATGAGACAAGAGGCCACGGCCTCGATCTGATCCAAGGTAGGGGGTACTGCCCCCCAGCCTCAACATAACTCCGCGAGTGGATGGTGAGTAGTAGGAGGGGGCGAGAAAAGAGGAGTGTGTTCGCACATACTCGTGAAAGTGTATTTTGTCTAACTCATTATACATGAATCTTATATCTCAGCCGCACATCTGTCTTTGTACACGAGTGCGAACTTTTGGTGCTCGACCAAAAATCAAAAAGCCCATctaaaagttaaaaaaaatggaaaacaataCGTGGAAACATGAGAAAAATCGTTCAGAAATGTTGTGATTTAGGCTGTACAAAAAAAATCTGGCCCAATAACATAATATGCTGGCCCATTTAGAAATAGCGTATTTTGTCTTTTTTATGTATACCATGTATGAAAATGTAATGTTATGAAATTTTGCATATACACCTAatacatgtgtatgtgtgttcacaaaaaaaaaaaaagaaatgttTCGCTTTGTGAAATATTGTATTTTGAAACTGTCCATCATGGTGGTCAGTCACCGTTGGCATTTTTTCCTTGCTACACATGGTATCACATCTGCATGTCCATTCTctatcttctctcttttcccatacAAACAAATCCATCATTTTGTTTCACCTTAGCTAACTTAAATCATACtccatccgtcccaaaataagtgtctcaactttgtactagctctagtacaaagttgtactaaacttgagacatttattttgggatggaTGAAGTATATATCTTCTAGACTAATATTTCAATTTCAaaactttttatatattttgaCTCCTGGCAAAAAGACCTTTAGAACAAAACCAATCTTCGATATATTTTGactagtttgaatttttcaaTAACAGATTTCAATCATTTCACTCATTTCAAAAAACAAATTTTACTCTTTTCACTCGTTTCAAATAACAAATTTCACTCTTTTCACTCGTTTCAAAATCATCATTTCACTAGTTCAAATAGGCTATTTCACTCATCTCACTAGATGAATAACAGATTTCACTCGTTTCTATAACAAATTTCCCTCATTTCACTTATTTTgaaatcatcatttcacacatttCATTAATTTCACTTATTTCATTAGTACAATAACTGATTTCACTCGTATAAAAAAGTTACACTATTTAAAATATATTCAGTATTAGTCTTATTCTAAAGGTCTTTGCGCCAAGATTTCAAATATATAAAAATGTTTTCAAATCAGAATATTGgcttaaaagatataaatgaTTTAAATCAGGAAATGTGGAATAAAATGGTggatttgtttgggagagagaagagagagagagagagagagtggacaTGCAGacgtgacatgcatgaggatgtgtGGTGAAGATTTAAGTTGTGCGGGTGATGAGTTCGACTTATCCATATTCGCATTGTCACATccttggatccctaactagggtttagtatttgtgctcatgttttcttccattgcattcaagaaattgaaacaaactccaaataAGTGGTGAAATtcaaccaaaaaccctagccacttcttgttcaaaggaaattcaaatcttgtcaaaatcaatgaacccaaaattgccttcttaaaagttcaatatttctgataaatattgaaaacaaattatcaggggagaaaactattttcaaattacttttggcattttatttttaaacTAGCAAGTCTCTAACatcaaacttatatttgaattcaaaaatatatagttttcaaaaatgctgaaagttttatgggtgattggaaatattccaactaacaccccagcatttttcaaattatttttagtttgctttctgaagccaaaataaatagaaatcaatgtcagcaaataaaacagaaacagaaaaatagaaaaatgctatcctacgcttacctgcgaagcccaacccaccaggggtagggtcgtcttcttcctctgccttctcgcATAGGAGAGAAcgaccacggcggcctcctccacctcctgcttcgccgtggagtCCTacggtgccccccaggacagcgcgacaacggggatgactaccccgagcgcgtccctatccaTCGCCGCTCTCcattcccctcccccctcctctcggtttctttcttctcctcctgccgccattgacagaagcttgagctcgaggagcccgagctctctggccacagggaacccccccccccccccccgagtgctccatcctctccgcaacgTCGAGCTTAACGCGCACGTCAACGAAAccgtcctccccgagccctgcaacgccccccagtgccgtcgtcttcaacctccggtcgctggcaaatcgacggtggatcgccggctacagcccttccccgagcagtctgagcccagcttcgcctccaccgtgagcttgcgagcatttcccctctgtttcccctctctccccggcactctagccccgagacccatgaacccgagctccggcagccgcctcggctcgtcgccggcatgctccggccacctatagcccctcctgatgcccgtagaggatgaggccaagcctcgggatcatcccagtgctctcggcactcgatcccgagcaccatAGCACGCTCTGGTgcgtctccggcgaagatccgtcgcagatctggtcgccgccggtcagtctccggcgggggacgacgtggccggcctaatcccggtggattagcactaagcagtcactgacagtgggccctagtagtgggtcaaacccacttaggggctggtcagtgcgggattagctcctgagacgctgaccagtggcccccacgtgtcaggtttgacctgaccaggtcagttgacctgctgacgcagtgctggcgtggttatgacgcaataaagagttttctgatttaaaagaattccaaaaaatgcccaaaacccaatgaaaataatttatatatgaaaaagtatcagaaaaatccaaggaatctgattttgatattttcaaacatgtttgaaaatgttaacatcaccaaacagattaaatgatgattaggataaccttattaaataatatagatttggaatttgaaatccatttgaattccacttcaaatattatgaccaaaccatgatcaagaacaaccagcaacccaacataccatcatcatgcatgctaaaacaagattacctgggcatcaggtcgaatcaattaaaagggtatttgaaaataccttgtttgaagtgatatttgaatcttgattcaaatcaacttcaacttaagaaatggtagtcacattagcctaccacctttcatttcatgccatgctcatgcatcatcttgttgcatatgattgttattgattgatgttgttttatcggtaggccccgctcctccggattccaccgaatatccgactgacggatattgtccctctgctgagcaacaaggcaagcaaccattttgatcatcccgataaatcccatgtttcgctcctgcacttacttattgcattaagatcaaatgcttcaaatgcttttgccacgttagttgaacccacttcctttgcatgacctgtctttgtaacagtaaatagctgaaccttgcaacctagcatacctggtagatgcttgagccatgatatgccttatcctgctatgcatgctatgcttagagttgtgtatggtttgtcatctgggtgatgaacagaattgtgagaatgtgttcagtaagtaaaggttgtgtgttgaacctgatttggtaaaggtaccggtgaaaggctatgtaggagtacatggcgggttgtttcattggaaccgtccttaggaactgagttccgtgtatgtaatccaagacgagatactaccacatgttgggccctgaaatatgaccccgctcgacttattaaccgcctagtacttggttcaggagttgcaagtagtttctggtgtttatagttatgTTGGAGGTCGTGCGTAgcgttgacctgagaggtgggctatgatgcggtaggcagtggcacggtgtaccaagtggcacccggatggtgggcttgggaaccctgcgcacatcgtttggggccgtggcggaaaccttggccggacttccgtgcgggttaccctcagataggcgatagacctggactaagtattagtgtggttaatggtcgtggtcgactccctcgctgggcttccgcttgaaggttgccgaggtgcatgacgtgcacacggcgataagtggcgagagcgtgtgtgaagaagtacacccctgcagggttatgatctattcgaatagccgcatccgcggatatggactacttggagacatatgttgttcatagataactttaatggctactcataaaattgtcaagataagcgtgagtgtcgtggacggcatttccgtatggagacggaatgattccacgatggagtattgttgtggtgttagtggactcgtgtgcgagaaatcaaaattGTCaatactatttaaaaatgcaagttgtctagccacgagtcaaatgctggctttccgcatgaaaccccacaattccttattgatacattgcatgagtagatagcttatcctaaaatcttgctgagtacttttgtactcacgtttgcctaataaattgttgcagaggttgttaatgaccctaatggagggttctacctagacatcaacgacgacgagtagctggtatcccagctacgatctggccctaggatgggtctgtagatagtcaggccatgtgcctttatctttccatctgtctgtactcagacagctttactcttccgctggtttgtaagaactgtgtgtatgacttgtgatgatgggtcgtgagacccctaccttgtaatattatgtgtgtggctcttccgagccttctaaataaagtttgtatgttatggttatgttgtgatgtcatcgatgtatctatacatatcggtatgccatgcgtacgtgtgttgtacttgatatgtatggggttcgattacctagccgtaggctttattagcattccttacagggaaatgcccatttgtgatccaacgagccatggtagttcgctactgctccgttacattggttgaccggcatgtgtccttcttagctgttgtgtctgtcccctttggggaaatgtcacgcgatgtaatgaagtccctgtagcttgctacgactcgtctacattcgctggtgaccgacacctgctttgctgggtcatgtatgtttgttcctgtgtggaactgccgctttggtttatgactagacatgtcgatccgggttctttgtcattggatgctagcgacacaattgcatacgcgagtcaaaaggcgcaaacggtcccggctaaggtaaggctgcagccgtggggataaccgtgcgtaagaccgcaaagagatgtgatgtgttacatgctggattcctatggcttaggatcggggtcccgacacacatACTCATATGATATGATTTCTTGGAGAGCTTTGCAAATATGCAAATCCACGCATACTCATATGGTATGATTTCTTGGAGAGCTTTGCAAATATGCAAATCATAATGGTTGTGTTCGCGTGACTGTGCGCACTTCGGCATTTCTCTGTTTGCAAGCTCTAGGTCTAGCCCTTCAATCCTTCATAAATATTTTGTGGTACCTGCTGTAGTATGCATTTGTTTGCAAGAACTAAGGCTCAAGATCTGACTTTGAACCAACGAAGTCATCGACCGGCCAAAATAAAATTGCAACGACCAATGACTTGcaaagcaacaaacaaaaccgacagcctctctctcaaaaaaagaaGATGACAAATACGAAGTGTCGTGCAAAGCATCAATCAGAGAACAAGCAAAAATGTAAAGAGTAAAGCACAAGCATTGCTTGAGGTTGATGGAACCTTCCGccagaaaacaaggaaaaaaccgaAGACTGAAGCACAAGTACAGCTTGAAGAAGAAACAATCCTCCCATAATCTATTCTTCTCCCCCATTTCCTGCATTGCCACCTGCATCCAAACTTGATGGCCTTTACAGGCCACGCCGCACCCAAGATCTAGAGGAATTCAAAACTAAAAACTGGATAGAAAGATCTAGAGGAATTGAAAACTAAAAACTGGATAGAACAGCAGAACAAGCACCAAATTGTGAAGATATAGAGAAAGTCATAGATGGGAGTATGTCAGCAACACAGTTGGTTAATAGGCCGATGGATAGCACAACAGATTTCAATGTAAGCTAGCCGAGAAAGTATATCTAAGTAATTACATTGCACCTCTCAGACCAGGTATGCTCTAGAACTTGTCTATGATGATACCATCTCTGACAACCTCATAGGCATCGCGGCTGCGGGTCTTCTTCATGCCTGCAGTGAAATGGACCTTTGAGCCCTCCGTCTTGATGGAGGTCACCTTGGTCCATACAAGCACCTTGGTCTTCATGCCCTCGATATCGGAAAGCTTTCCCTTCTCAAGGTAGCCAGTCACACAGGTGAAGAACCGGACCACCGACGAGTCCTTGTACCCGACATCACAAGCTGACGGGATGTAAACCGTCAGCTTCTTTGTCTCTTCATTGAACTCGTAATTAGTTGTGTCCCGCGGGAAGAGGCCTGCTGGCATGTCATATTCTTTGAGAAGATCGGGTAATGCTTTCTGCAGCTTCCCTGTGACCAAGACATGTTGTACTCAGGTCAGCAAATATTAGTACTTCAAAGGGAAAATAAGAGCAGTAACTTGAACATTGGAAATTTCAGCCCTTTTCAACATGCAGAAGTTTTTGCCTAATTTTCTTATTTGAGAAGCATTTTTTGTTGCTAGACAGTCAGACGGATAGAAAGGAGCAAAACAACAAGCAGCTTTGCCTATAATAGGTGGGGAAGCAGAGTCACAATCCTAAAGGTAATCTctcatttcctcacaatgcagatGGACCCTTACCAGCATTATTCATATAGATGTGACTTATGTCATGGTTACTGGAACTATAATTTTGACCAATCAAAATATGTCACCTGAAATTGATGTCCTTTAAAGCAAACAAAAtaatacaaacaactaggctgccGATAATGGCACAGATTCATCACGGAGTCTCAGGATGATTTTGGCATGCCTTTGGTCT encodes:
- the LOC123441297 gene encoding uncharacterized protein At5g01610-like, which produces MDQVLNKVGSYWFSKRATKEIDSIGDDLNSVSSSIGGGAKWMVNKIKGKLQKALPDLLKEYDMPAGLFPRDTTNYEFNEETKKLTVYIPSACDVGYKDSSVVRFFTCVTGYLEKGKLSDIEGMKTKVLVWTKVTSIKTEGSKVHFTAGMKKTRSRDAYEVVRDGIIIDKF